GAACCTGGAATACGAGATTACCGATAAACAGGGCGCGCGCCGCCTGCTGCTCGTCAATATCAAGCCCGTGGCGATCAGGGGGGCGACGATGCTGTTTACCTGCCGCGACGTAACGGAGCGCGCGCGTTCCGAGGAGGCAATGCGTCTGAGCGAGGAGAAATTCCAGCAGTTGCTCGACGAATCCACCGATCCCATTTTCAGCTTCGAGGAGGACGGATCCTACCGCTATGTCAACAGGGCATTCGCCGCGACGGTGGGAATGGATTCCGGGGATATCATCGGCAAACGGATATGGAATATCTTTCCGGGCGAGGAGGGGGACCGGCGCTATGCCGCGGTCGGGGCCTCGTTCAGGGACGGAGAGGTCAGGGTCATAGAGGTCCGTGTGCCGGGCCCTTCGGGCGATCTCTTCTTTATGACTTCGGTGAAGCCCGTACGTGACCACGCGGGAAACATTGCGACCGTCATCTGCATCTCGAAGGACATCACCCTGAGGAAGCGTGCGGAGGACGCGTTGCGCGAAAGCGAGGCGAGCTACCGGACCCTGTTCGATACCATGTTCCTGGGCGTGGTCTACCAGGATCGCGAGGGGCGCATCGTATCGGTGAATCCCGCGGCGGCCAAAATTCTCGGCCGGAGCAGGGAGGAGCTCCTGGGGCTCACCTCCGGGAACGCCGCGTGGAAATCGGTGCGCGATGACGGATCGGATTTTCCGGCGGATGAACATCCCTCGATGGCCGCGTTCAGGAGCGGCCGCGAGGTCCTGGACGTGCTCATGGGGGTATACAACCCGATTAAAAAGGAATACGCGTGGATAATCGTCAACGCGGTGCCCCAGTTCAAGCCGGGGGAAGAGACCCCGTTCCAGGTGTACACGACCTTCGAGGACATCACCTCGCGCCGTATCGCCGAAAAGGCGCTGCGTGAAAGCGAGGAGCGGAACCGCTCGCTCATAGACGCCAACCCCGACTTCATGTTCGTGATCACCGCGGAGGGCAGGATTATCGACAGCAACGTGGACAGGCTCCCGCTCCCGGGGAAAACCGGCACTCGTTTTTTAGGCAGGCTGGCATCGGAGGTGCTTCCGCCCGCGGTCGCGCAGCTCACTATGGAAAAGATCGCGCTGGTCGTCGAAACGGGAGAGATTGCCACCTATGACTATTTCCTGGACTTTGAAGGCCCCCGCCACTACGAGGCGAGGATGGTCCCCTACGGGAATAAGCAGGTTCTCGCCATCGTGCGCGACGAAACGGAGATGGTGCGCATGGAGCGGATGCTCCGGGGAGAGCGCGACAGGGCGCAGCAGCTTCTCGACATCGCGGGTGTCATGATACTGGCCCTGGACACCGATGCGACTGTCACGATGATCAACAGGCAGGGCCGCGAGATCCTGGGGATGGAAGAAAACGCGATCGTGGGATGCAACTGGATCGAGACCTTCATCCCCGCCGAGGACCGCGCGCGGGTCTGGGACGTGTTCAGGCGCCTGCTGGACGGCGACGGACACCGGAGCCCCTACGGGGAGAATCAGGTACTGTGCGGCGATGGATCGAAGAAGCTCATCGCCTGGCACAACACCCTGGTGCGTGACGCGGACGGACGGGTGTCCGGCTCGCTTTCCTCGGGGGAGGATATCACCGAGAGGAGAAAAGCCGAAGACGCGATCATCCGCTCGCTCGCGGAGAAAGAGGTGCTCATCAAGGAGATCCATCATCGCGTCAAGAACAACATGCAGGTCATATCGAGCCTGCTCGCACTGCAGTCGCACCAGGTGAAGGACGAGCAGGTGAAATCGCTGTTCAGGGACAGCCAGAACCGCATCTGGGCCATGGCGCAGGTGCACGAGCGCCTGTACCGGTCGGAGAACCTGGCCTCGATCAATTTTCATGAGTACGTAACGGGACTCATGCGGGAGCTCACCGCGACCTACAACTTCGATCCTTCGAGGGTGCTCATAGAGATTGGGAAGGAGGGGAACGTTATCGGCGTGGACGAGGCGGTTCCCTGCGGCCTCCTGGTGAACGAGCTCGTTTCGAACGCGATGAAGCACGCATTCGCCGGGGGCGTTATCGGCACCATCACCATATCATTTTCCACGGGCGATTCCGGGAGGAGACGGCTGGCGGTGCGCGACAACGGCCGCGGCCTTCCCGACGATTTCGAAACGCGCACGTCGGGATCCCTGGGGATGCGGCTCGTGCGTGCGCTCTCGACGCAGCTGGGAGGGGAGCTCTCCATCTCCGGCAAGGGCGGGACGTCGGTGGAGATCGTCTTCAAGGGCGAAGGGGCGCCATCTCCTTAACGCCGCTCGTAGTAGCGGACGGCGGGAACGTTTTCCAGGAGACCCAGCGATCCCGCCTCGCGGAAATAAAAATCCAGCGCGCCGTGCAGGTCCGGCGTGAATTCGAAACGCAGCAGCGAATAATAGGTGTCGATATCGTATGCGACGCTCGGGTACTTCGCGCGCGCGCGCGCGATGAGCGTCTCCCGCTCCGTGTGCAGGCACAGGAGCGATTTATTGTAGGATTCGATGACCCTTCGTATGTCGTCCATCCCGCGGGCGGCGGCGCGCGCCTGCACGGCGAAAACCGCGAAGACTACGGGATGTCCCGTCTTGCGCAGCCACAGGTCGCCCAGGTCGTACACGTAGGGGGTGGGTTCCCTTGAATTTTCCATGGCCTCGTTCCCGATCACGAGCGCCGCGTCTATGTCCTCGAGCGAGGGGGAGGGCGTCGTGGGCAGGTACACCGGCTCGATGCCGTAATATTTCCGGAGCAGCGTCTTCAACAGCACCACCGAGGTCTGCGACGCCGACGTGAGGCCAATCCGCCTCCCGTCCAGCTCTTCGATGGGGATGCGGCTCCACAGCACCACCGAGCGCACGTACCCCACCGAGCTCAGGCAGAAATCGGGAAGGACGAGGATGCGGTCCTGCATGTCGGCGTAGGCGGCCGACGAGATGGGGCTCATGTCCAGGGCGCCGCTCCGCATCATGTCGTTGAGCGCGCTCGGGTACGCCGGGACCACCTCGATGCCGGGAAGATGCTCCTTTTCGAGCATGTGGTAATAGAAGGGGTAGCAGTTGAGATAGTTGATGTATCCGAGCCTCATGATCCCGCCCTCCGTTTCACACAAGACCTGGATTCGGGTCGCGCACTTTTAGAAGGCCGTTGAAGGCGATGCGCAGTCCCTCGCGCACGGTATCCTCAATGGGAATTCCCATAATGCCCATGACGTTGCGCTGGTGCAGGAGGAAGAGCCCGTCCATGAGACCCCAGAGCGAGACCGTCGCGCGCGCGGTATCCAGGGGCAAAAACTCCCCGGACGCGATCCCCTCTTTAAGAACGGATTCGATGAGTCCCGTGAGCCCCGCCATCGCGGACTCGACGCTGCGCAGCATCGCGCGGTCGCGCGGAAAATCCTCCTGGCCAAGATGAAGGTAGGAGATGATCGAGTAGTAATCCTGGTGCTCCAGGTAGAATCTAAAGTAGGTGTCCGCGACGACGGTGAGCTTCGTTTTTCCCGCGGTGCCCGAGCGCGGCAGCGCCTCGCGGAGCATGTCGCCCAGGATCCGTATCCCCTCGATAGTGAGCTCGCGGTAGATCGCGGCCTTGCTCTTGAAATAAAGGTAGAAGGTCCCCGTCGCGAGACCCGCGCCCTCGGTGATCATCTCGACCGTGGTCTTCGCGTATCCCTGCTTTGGGAAAATGATCCTGGCGGAGTTCAGGAGCTTTTGCTTGCGGGCTTCCTTCTCCTCGACGGTTCGTGCGCGCTGTTTCATGGGCGTATCATAAATGAATCTTACTTCATGTACCCGCGTCGATGCGGTGCGTCAATGATTATTTGAAGGGGGAAGGAGAGGGGGCCGATATGCGTTGTGGCAATCATGGGACGCCTTCGTATGCAAGAACGCACACCATGAACGTGGAAGCGTCGTCAGCGAATTATCCGGACATCGTATTTCCGAAATTTCTCGTCACCGGTGACTATGACCGCCTGCTCCTTCAGGGCTGTTGCGATGATAAACCTGTCGGCGGGATCTTTGTGATGAAACGGCAGCTTGTTTGCCAGGCACAGGATCGAAACATCCAGAGGATACAGCGCTAAGGAATGCTTTTCCACGGCCAGATTGAACCATTTTTCTGCGTCCATGGGAAGGGTCAGTTGCTTGCGGGCGCATTTCAAACTGATCTCCCATGCCGAAATGGAGGACACGAATACAATTGACGCGTTTTCAATCTCCTGAAGCGCTAAAGGGGAAAGATCGCCGCTCCGGCTCACAAGCCAGAGCAGGGCGCAGGTATCCAGCACGATCTTCGACTCAAACATTTTCCCATTCCTCCTGGGTGGGTTCCGTGGGATCATACAGAATCCGTATGTTTTTTAGTTCCTTGTGGATTGCCGTCCTGCTTCCCCTGGGAAGCGGTACGATTTCGGCGACCGCGACGCCGTGCCGCATGATGATCACCTTTTCACCTTTTGTTTCAATGGTCCGGATCAGCGCGGAAAGCCTGGTCTTAGCCTCATGTATGCTTACGGTAATCATGACCGATCTCCAAAAAATATGATCTAATGGACTCAATTTAACCCAATAGACTATATTTGTCAAGCCTTTTGCCGGCTCGGCTGGAAAATAGAGTCCGGCATTCGGGTGTTCGAACCTGACGGATATTTCAAGGGCACGGTCCGTCAATGATTCTTTGGAGAGGGACGAAGGGGAGGGGGGCCGATACGCACGGCTGCAGTCGATGAGCGCGTTCGCGGGGAATTGCGCGGATGGCACACGTCGCTCAGTTCCAGATTCGCCGCACGCCCTTGTACAGGTCGAACTTCGCGTCGTCGCCCAGTATGTGCATTTTTTCACTCAGGGCGACCGCTACGATGAACCTGTCAAACGGATCCTTATGCTGTTCGTGCAATTTGAGCGATTCAAATTGAAGTATGTGGGCGTTATCCACGGGCAGCATGGTTATTCCCGCGTCTTTCGCAAGAATCATAACGTTTTTCAGGCCAATGGGAATGGTGAGCTTCCCAATGTTTATCTTAATCGCCAGTTCCCAGAAAGAAATCTGGCTTATGTAGATATCCGATTCGATGTCACGGTAAGCCCTGAGGGCTTTACGGCCGATTTTTTCGGCAGTGCCGCAGCCAATGTAAATGAGTACCTGGGTATCGAGCAGGTATTTCAAAGGTATTCCTCCATCCCCTCGATCGGGTCATGAAAGGAGGACATGTCTACATCGCACTGGAAAAAGCCCAGGGTTCTTTGCGCACGGTCATTTTCGGCGACCTGGGCGAATTGAAGTATGGGTTTGCCGTTTTTCGCTATTATGATCTTTTCCCCGGCCTGGAATTTTTCAATGAGCCTGGAGAGGTTCGTTTTTGCCTCATGAATATTGACGATCATGGTGCGCTACCCCTTAAATGACTAAGTTGCATAGACTAAGCTAAATATAGCAGCACGCACGTGTTCCGGCAAGAAAAATTCGTTGCGCGGATTAAAATAGCGATGGTGGAATCTTCTTTAATAGCGTGCCGTGCTCCTGACCGGTACGAATCCCGCGTTCTCAATGAGCCGCCGCAGGCCGGGCTCCGAACCGGCGTCCGGGGTGCGCGCGCCGGCCGCGTGCACGACCTTCTCGTAATGGTACGTTGCGCCGATGTCGTCCACGCCGAACGAGAGGAGGACCTGCGCCATCTTCTCGCCCACGTACATCCAGAGCGCCTTCACGTGCGGGACGTTATGCAGGAACACGCGCGCCGCCGCGTACACGCGAAGGTCGTCGAACCCGGTTACGGCACGCCTCGCGCGCACCTTCGTGTGCTCCTCGTGAAATGAAAGCGGCACGAACGTCTTAAATCCGCCGGTCTCGTCCTGTAAAGCGCGGATGCGCGCCATGTGGTCCACCAGGTGTTCGGTTTCCTCGACATGGCCGTAGAGCATCGTGGCGTTGGTCTTGAGTCCGGCGCGGTGCGCGGCGCGCATCACCTTGAGCCAGCGGTCCCCTGAGATTTTTTTTGGGGCGAGCACGGTGCGCACGCCCTCGTCGAAGATCTCGGCGCCCCCGCCGGGGATGGCGCCCAGGCCCGCATCCATGAATTTTTTAAAGAGCTCGTCCATGGTCATGCCGCCCAGCTTCGCGAAGTGGTCGTATTCCACGGCGGTGAAGGCCACGATGAAGAGATCGCTCTTCACGCGCTTGATGCGGCGCAGCATTTCGAAAAAATAATCCAGGGAGAGTGCGGGATTTATCCCCCCTACGATGTGTACTTCGTCGATCCCGAAGGCGACCGCCTCACGCACGCGCGCCTCGATCTCGTCCAGGCTGAAGGTGTAGGCGTCCGGGTCGCAGGCGTCGCGTGAAAACGCGCATAACGGGCATCGCAGCTCGCATACGTTCGTGTAGTTAAGGTTCATGTTCACGCCGTAGTACACGCGGTCCCCGTGGAGGGCGCGGCGCACGTGGTTCGCGATGAGCCCCAGTTCAAGGACGTCGCCCGTCGTGAGCATCGCGTGCGCATCGTCCACGCCCGCGGGCTCGCCGTCGAGCACCTTCCGGGCGATCGCGCGGAGCTTCGTGTTGGAGAATGCGGCAAGGTCCATCATGGGTGCGTGTTTCCTCCGGGGGCGCCGTCAATCGCCTGAAGGCGCATCGGCCCCCCATGTTTTATACAGGGAGTGCTCCACACCGAGTAACGTCAATATCTTTCCGGCGATGAAATCGATCACGTCGTCAAGGCTCTCCGGGTGCGTGTAGAAGGCGGGCGCGGGAATGACGATGTCGGCGCCGGCGAGCTTCACCGCGCGCATGTTTTCGATATGGATGAGCGAGAGCGGCGTCTCCCGGGGAAGAAGCACGAGGCGGCGGCGCTCCTTGAGGGCGACGTCGGCGGCGCGGGTGATGAGGGTGTTCGCGTAGCCGGAGGCGACGGCGGCGAGCGTCTTCATGGAACAGGGAGCGATGACCATCGCGTCGAACGGGAACGAGCCGCTCGCGGGGGGCGCGAACAGGTCATCATGTGCACACTCGCGCAGGAGCCCGGGAGGGACGCGAACGCCCCGCGCGTCAATCACCTCCGCGAGCGAAGCCGGATGGCTCTTTCCCCGGAAGAGCTCGTGCGCGATCGTCTTCCATCCCATCTCCGATACGATCCCGATGACGGGCTTTCCGCGCGCGAGAAGCGCCTCGATGAGGCGCACCCCTATTACGGCGCCGCTTGCGCCGGTGATGGCTATGACATGCATGCGCCCAGTGTACCGCTACTTGAAGAAGACGTCAACAAATGTTCCCGCGAAGAGGACCGGGGAGACGAATCGATTGAGCAGGAAAAATTCGTGTATCGCCGCCGCGGGATCGTCATGGCGCGCGAGCGACTGCTGCCGGTAAAAGATGATTGCGGTGGAGAACACCGCCGCCCAGTAGGGAATGCCCCGCGCGGTCATGAACCCGGCGAGCGCGAGGAGCCCCGTGGCGAGCACGTAGCACGCGATCGATATCGCGAGCGCCTTCTCCTTACCAAGGCGCGCGGGGATGGAGAAAAGCCCTTCCTTCCTGTCGAAGTCCACGTCCAGTATCGCGTACACCACGTCGAGCCCGGCGATCCAGAACAGGATCACCGCGCCCAGGATAAACGGGAGCATGTCGAACTCCCCGGTCACCGCGAGATAGCCGCCCACCGGCGCCGCCGCCTCCACGATGCCCAGATAAAAATGAGAGGCGGAGGTGAAGCGCTTGAAGTAGGAGTACGTGTACAGGAGCACGATCGCGGGGAAGGACAGATAGAAGCACAGGCTGTTCAGCATGAGCGCCGACACGACCAGGAGCGC
This window of the Spirochaetota bacterium genome carries:
- a CDS encoding PAS domain S-box protein → MEDEVRRASGGEPLKKLVLVVEDEAVVALDIKNRMERMGYQVPEPVSTGEDAVRCADELRPDLILMDILLEGPMDGIQAASLIGARMSVPVLFLTASNDEQTLRRSLAVNPSGYLHKPVEPATLRFTVEMALARGELESRLRESEELYRTTMENISDAVFLTDDRGAFVFICPTVHVVFGYDYGEVSGMGSIAALMGDGIKLHFPGRENGEITNLEYEITDKQGARRLLLVNIKPVAIRGATMLFTCRDVTERARSEEAMRLSEEKFQQLLDESTDPIFSFEEDGSYRYVNRAFAATVGMDSGDIIGKRIWNIFPGEEGDRRYAAVGASFRDGEVRVIEVRVPGPSGDLFFMTSVKPVRDHAGNIATVICISKDITLRKRAEDALRESEASYRTLFDTMFLGVVYQDREGRIVSVNPAAAKILGRSREELLGLTSGNAAWKSVRDDGSDFPADEHPSMAAFRSGREVLDVLMGVYNPIKKEYAWIIVNAVPQFKPGEETPFQVYTTFEDITSRRIAEKALRESEERNRSLIDANPDFMFVITAEGRIIDSNVDRLPLPGKTGTRFLGRLASEVLPPAVAQLTMEKIALVVETGEIATYDYFLDFEGPRHYEARMVPYGNKQVLAIVRDETEMVRMERMLRGERDRAQQLLDIAGVMILALDTDATVTMINRQGREILGMEENAIVGCNWIETFIPAEDRARVWDVFRRLLDGDGHRSPYGENQVLCGDGSKKLIAWHNTLVRDADGRVSGSLSSGEDITERRKAEDAIIRSLAEKEVLIKEIHHRVKNNMQVISSLLALQSHQVKDEQVKSLFRDSQNRIWAMAQVHERLYRSENLASINFHEYVTGLMRELTATYNFDPSRVLIEIGKEGNVIGVDEAVPCGLLVNELVSNAMKHAFAGGVIGTITISFSTGDSGRRRLAVRDNGRGLPDDFETRTSGSLGMRLVRALSTQLGGELSISGKGGTSVEIVFKGEGAPSP
- a CDS encoding TetR/AcrR family transcriptional regulator yields the protein MKQRARTVEEKEARKQKLLNSARIIFPKQGYAKTTVEMITEGAGLATGTFYLYFKSKAAIYRELTIEGIRILGDMLREALPRSGTAGKTKLTVVADTYFRFYLEHQDYYSIISYLHLGQEDFPRDRAMLRSVESAMAGLTGLIESVLKEGIASGEFLPLDTARATVSLWGLMDGLFLLHQRNVMGIMGIPIEDTVREGLRIAFNGLLKVRDPNPGLV
- a CDS encoding type II toxin-antitoxin system VapC family toxin; its protein translation is MIPRNPPRRNGKMFESKIVLDTCALLWLVSRSGDLSPLALQEIENASIVFVSSISAWEISLKCARKQLTLPMDAEKWFNLAVEKHSLALYPLDVSILCLANKLPFHHKDPADRFIIATALKEQAVIVTGDEKFRKYDVRIIR
- a CDS encoding type II toxin-antitoxin system prevent-host-death family antitoxin — protein: MITVSIHEAKTRLSALIRTIETKGEKVIIMRHGVAVAEIVPLPRGSRTAIHKELKNIRILYDPTEPTQEEWENV
- a CDS encoding type II toxin-antitoxin system VapC family toxin, coding for MPLKYLLDTQVLIYIGCGTAEKIGRKALRAYRDIESDIYISQISFWELAIKINIGKLTIPIGLKNVMILAKDAGITMLPVDNAHILQFESLKLHEQHKDPFDRFIVAVALSEKMHILGDDAKFDLYKGVRRIWN
- a CDS encoding type II toxin-antitoxin system prevent-host-death family antitoxin; the encoded protein is MIVNIHEAKTNLSRLIEKFQAGEKIIIAKNGKPILQFAQVAENDRAQRTLGFFQCDVDMSSFHDPIEGMEEYL
- a CDS encoding CofH family radical SAM protein: MMDLAAFSNTKLRAIARKVLDGEPAGVDDAHAMLTTGDVLELGLIANHVRRALHGDRVYYGVNMNLNYTNVCELRCPLCAFSRDACDPDAYTFSLDEIEARVREAVAFGIDEVHIVGGINPALSLDYFFEMLRRIKRVKSDLFIVAFTAVEYDHFAKLGGMTMDELFKKFMDAGLGAIPGGGAEIFDEGVRTVLAPKKISGDRWLKVMRAAHRAGLKTNATMLYGHVEETEHLVDHMARIRALQDETGGFKTFVPLSFHEEHTKVRARRAVTGFDDLRVYAAARVFLHNVPHVKALWMYVGEKMAQVLLSFGVDDIGATYHYEKVVHAAGARTPDAGSEPGLRRLIENAGFVPVRSTARY
- a CDS encoding UbiX family flavin prenyltransferase, whose amino-acid sequence is MHVIAITGASGAVIGVRLIEALLARGKPVIGIVSEMGWKTIAHELFRGKSHPASLAEVIDARGVRVPPGLLRECAHDDLFAPPASGSFPFDAMVIAPCSMKTLAAVASGYANTLITRAADVALKERRRLVLLPRETPLSLIHIENMRAVKLAGADIVIPAPAFYTHPESLDDVIDFIAGKILTLLGVEHSLYKTWGADAPSGD
- a CDS encoding 4-hydroxybenzoate octaprenyltransferase; amino-acid sequence: MDFKKFSELIMIEQTLFALPFAYLGILFAGGGDFITWIWATIALFAARTAGMSFNRYIDRVIDAKNPRTSGRALPAGAMKPGDVLMLGVGSSALLVVSALMLNSLCFYLSFPAIVLLYTYSYFKRFTSASHFYLGIVEAAAPVGGYLAVTGEFDMLPFILGAVILFWIAGLDVVYAILDVDFDRKEGLFSIPARLGKEKALAISIACYVLATGLLALAGFMTARGIPYWAAVFSTAIIFYRQQSLARHDDPAAAIHEFFLLNRFVSPVLFAGTFVDVFFK